A genomic window from Chitinophaga pollutisoli includes:
- a CDS encoding sigma-70 family RNA polymerase sigma factor has product MTWKESDEILWVDALRNDSTEAFDALYRVYFPSVYANICRLVREPSAAQDIVQEVFIRLWEKRAQLKPGQTAGNWLFVVSYNRSVSWLRKDLREKLQIEGLETLPDLPDQAGFDHTSLQLDMLEKAIEQLPPQRKKVFLLCKVQGRTYAEAASELQISHYTVKEHIQKASQFIREYVRLQPEWQALALGAPLLTHLLG; this is encoded by the coding sequence ATGACCTGGAAGGAGTCTGATGAAATATTATGGGTAGACGCTCTGCGCAACGACAGCACCGAAGCCTTCGATGCGCTGTACCGCGTGTATTTCCCGTCTGTTTACGCCAACATTTGCCGGCTGGTGCGCGAGCCTTCCGCCGCGCAGGACATTGTACAGGAAGTATTTATCCGCCTTTGGGAAAAACGTGCGCAGCTGAAGCCCGGGCAGACCGCGGGCAACTGGCTCTTCGTGGTCAGCTACAACCGCTCCGTTTCCTGGCTGCGCAAAGATCTCCGCGAAAAATTACAGATTGAAGGTCTGGAAACACTTCCGGATCTGCCAGATCAGGCCGGATTTGATCATACCTCCCTGCAGCTCGACATGCTCGAAAAAGCCATCGAGCAGCTTCCCCCGCAACGCAAAAAAGTATTCCTGCTCTGTAAAGTGCAGGGCCGCACCTATGCCGAAGCGGCGTCCGAACTGCAGATATCCCACTATACCGTGAAGGAGCACATTCAGAAAGCCAGCCAATTCATCCGTGAATATGTGCGGCTGCAGCCGGAATGGCAGGCGCTGGCGCTGGGGGCGCCGTTGCTCACCCATCTGCTGGGATAA
- a CDS encoding AraC family transcriptional regulator ligand-binding domain-containing protein, whose amino-acid sequence METQVTTAEAINILLIYCEKLGWPVDQIMQDAGVEPESMESLQRPVTLGELSRFFASAVKISGDPYIGLHIGDISNLDALGIVGQLYRYSKNMREGMFRIQRYLPLLHTVFNFDLVESPEHACVVMTPRHHAPEAVFVTRQFIELAMAYCKHGTEYASQAGLNPYEVHFAWALTAEEEKHYAEIFACPVFGNREQTQLMYRPADADFPNFFYNPVLLKALEAGADAGMELAPWSSNDLQKALLIMNVEEKERSRIARSLHDGVCGTLAAVRMHLGVLQEQVPSLQTAEFLQTLALLDEAAREVRKTAHSLMPEVLQQYGLNSALETHCYNLAPCCPTQIHFYSFGTPFRFEPGAELTVYRTAQELIQNAVKHAQANSIIVQLQFDGGDISLTIEDDGIGLPPDRLRPGSGLDILRQNVTGLGGAIAWDGREGTGTSVSVTIPSLHSIVTRE is encoded by the coding sequence ATGGAAACGCAGGTGACCACCGCCGAGGCGATCAATATCCTCCTCATTTACTGTGAAAAGCTGGGCTGGCCGGTGGATCAGATCATGCAGGATGCCGGTGTGGAACCGGAATCGATGGAAAGCCTCCAGCGCCCGGTGACCCTGGGGGAGCTGTCGCGCTTTTTCGCGTCGGCGGTAAAAATCTCCGGGGATCCTTATATCGGGTTGCACATTGGCGATATCTCGAACCTCGATGCACTGGGGATCGTGGGGCAGCTCTACCGCTACAGCAAAAACATGCGCGAAGGCATGTTCCGCATCCAGCGCTACCTCCCGCTGCTGCACACTGTTTTCAATTTCGATCTCGTGGAATCTCCGGAGCATGCCTGCGTGGTCATGACGCCCCGGCACCACGCGCCCGAAGCCGTTTTCGTAACCCGTCAGTTCATAGAACTCGCCATGGCATATTGCAAGCACGGCACTGAATATGCTTCGCAGGCGGGGCTGAACCCTTACGAAGTGCATTTTGCCTGGGCGCTGACCGCGGAAGAAGAAAAGCACTACGCGGAAATATTCGCTTGCCCCGTTTTCGGTAACCGGGAACAAACGCAGTTGATGTACCGCCCCGCCGATGCCGATTTTCCCAATTTCTTCTACAACCCCGTTTTGCTGAAAGCGTTGGAAGCCGGTGCAGACGCCGGGATGGAACTGGCGCCCTGGAGCAGCAACGACCTCCAGAAAGCATTGCTCATCATGAACGTGGAAGAAAAAGAAAGAAGCCGCATCGCCCGGAGCCTCCACGACGGCGTCTGCGGTACGCTGGCAGCGGTGCGCATGCACCTGGGCGTGCTGCAGGAACAAGTGCCCTCGCTCCAAACGGCCGAATTCCTCCAAACGCTCGCCCTGCTTGACGAAGCCGCCCGCGAAGTCCGCAAAACAGCCCACAGCCTCATGCCGGAAGTGCTGCAACAATACGGCCTCAACTCGGCGCTCGAAACGCATTGTTATAACCTCGCGCCCTGTTGTCCCACGCAAATCCATTTCTACAGCTTCGGCACGCCTTTCCGGTTTGAGCCTGGCGCGGAACTAACCGTATACCGCACCGCTCAGGAGCTGATCCAGAACGCGGTGAAACATGCACAGGCAAACAGCATCATCGTGCAGCTCCAATTCGATGGCGGAGATATTTCGCTGACGATCGAAGACGACGGCATCGGCCTGCCACCCGACCGGCTGCGCCCCGGCTCCGGACTCGATATCCTCCGCCAGAACGTGACCGGCCTCGGCGGAGCCATCGCCTGGGATGGGCGCGAAGGCACCGGAACTTCCGTCTCCGTTACCATTCCTTCCCTTCATTCCATCGTTACGCGGGAGTAG
- a CDS encoding FecR domain-containing protein, translating into MEDQAQYLRELLAKPDWTDDERRWLLHYLEHTPATALKSLLLEAFRERDIAVPDIALQERLLAGIHARMQPVQETIVTPMRRTNRWRVAAAVGGMAILLGGGALLLRQSKWQPETVAEVATASNIGPNGDIAPGGNKAQLVLHNGKTVVLDQTADGRIGEGNVEKKDAELLYDAEEGKSGSNILITPRGGQYRVRLADGTKVWLNAASRLEYPVAFNGNERMVSLTGEAYFEVASDVQRPFFVMVDGMKVQVLGTKFNVNAYPEEKLFTTALLEGAVRITGSGKQVTLKPGQESAFSPKSGSLKQYAGDMESAVAWKNGIITFKNDELSAVMRDLGRWYDVDVAYEPGLDSHIHVTGAMRKQEHLSQALKILELTAGVHFEVEGRTVKVSR; encoded by the coding sequence TTGGAGGATCAAGCACAATATCTCCGGGAGCTGCTGGCTAAACCGGACTGGACGGACGACGAGCGCCGCTGGTTGCTGCATTACCTGGAACACACGCCCGCAACGGCACTGAAATCGCTGTTACTGGAAGCTTTCCGGGAAAGAGATATCGCCGTGCCTGATATTGCCCTCCAGGAACGCCTGCTGGCGGGGATTCACGCCCGGATGCAGCCGGTTCAGGAAACCATCGTTACGCCCATGCGCCGTACCAACCGCTGGCGGGTGGCGGCCGCCGTTGGCGGGATGGCGATACTCCTAGGCGGCGGAGCGCTGCTGTTACGCCAGTCGAAATGGCAACCCGAAACCGTTGCGGAAGTGGCGACAGCCAGCAACATCGGACCGAACGGCGATATCGCTCCCGGCGGCAACAAAGCGCAACTCGTGCTGCACAACGGCAAAACCGTGGTGCTCGATCAAACAGCCGACGGCCGGATCGGGGAAGGGAATGTGGAAAAGAAAGACGCCGAACTGTTGTATGATGCGGAAGAAGGCAAAAGCGGAAGCAATATTTTAATCACACCCCGCGGCGGGCAATACCGCGTGCGCCTGGCCGACGGTACAAAGGTCTGGCTCAACGCCGCCAGCCGCCTGGAATATCCGGTGGCCTTCAATGGAAACGAAAGGATGGTCAGCCTCACCGGCGAAGCCTATTTTGAAGTAGCGAGCGATGTACAGCGGCCGTTTTTTGTGATGGTAGACGGGATGAAGGTGCAGGTTCTGGGAACGAAGTTCAACGTCAATGCATATCCTGAAGAAAAACTTTTCACCACCGCCCTGCTCGAAGGCGCTGTTCGTATAACCGGCAGCGGAAAACAAGTGACGCTGAAACCCGGGCAGGAATCGGCTTTCAGCCCGAAATCCGGATCGCTGAAGCAATACGCCGGCGACATGGAAAGCGCCGTGGCCTGGAAGAATGGCATCATCACCTTTAAAAACGACGAGCTTTCGGCCGTAATGCGCGACCTGGGAAGATGGTATGATGTGGATGTAGCATATGAGCCGGGGCTGGACAGCCACATACATGTAACGGGCGCCATGCGGAAACAGGAACACCTGTCGCAGGCGCTGAAAATTCTCGAATTGACGGCCGGCGTCCACTTTGAGGTGGAAGGGCGCACGGTTAAAGTATCCCGATAG
- a CDS encoding DUF1338 domain-containing protein — MQVLQQILGGLMRRYKARVPDVDKVISAMVAEGIIREAGEIENDHIAFRTMGVPHLGIQSLEKIFLHHGYTRRDYYHFTEKKLDAYWYAPPDPALPRIFISELRVEDLSPDVQRIIRSYTDEVTADPVLSLPLDDVEAVDAFLHSGLWRLPSLADFKALAKESEYASWAIYNRYYLNHFTISVHNLAAGYNNITAFNEFLEKHGLILNDSGGKYKESPDGLLLQSSTVAGMIEAEFAGGEQMRIAGSYVEFAERRVLPAFTQLPAQEITRAHRREGFEAANANRIFESTYSSQTNKQ, encoded by the coding sequence ATGCAAGTTCTCCAACAGATCCTCGGCGGCCTCATGCGCCGTTATAAAGCACGTGTTCCGGATGTGGATAAAGTGATTTCGGCCATGGTCGCCGAAGGCATTATCCGCGAAGCGGGCGAAATCGAAAACGACCACATCGCGTTCCGCACTATGGGCGTACCGCACCTCGGCATCCAGTCGCTCGAAAAGATATTTCTTCACCACGGCTACACCCGCCGCGATTACTATCATTTTACCGAGAAAAAGCTCGACGCATATTGGTACGCGCCTCCCGATCCCGCGTTGCCCCGGATTTTCATCAGTGAGCTGCGGGTGGAGGATTTGTCGCCCGATGTGCAGCGCATCATCCGCAGTTACACCGACGAAGTGACCGCTGATCCCGTCCTTTCCCTGCCGCTCGATGACGTGGAAGCCGTGGATGCATTTTTGCACAGCGGGCTATGGCGCCTCCCTTCCCTGGCGGATTTCAAAGCGCTGGCGAAGGAAAGTGAATATGCTTCCTGGGCGATCTACAACCGGTATTACCTCAATCATTTCACCATCAGCGTCCACAACCTGGCTGCGGGTTACAACAACATCACGGCTTTTAATGAATTCCTGGAAAAGCATGGCCTTATCCTCAACGATTCCGGCGGGAAGTACAAGGAAAGCCCAGACGGTTTGCTGCTGCAAAGCTCCACGGTGGCGGGCATGATCGAAGCGGAATTCGCCGGTGGCGAGCAGATGCGGATCGCCGGTTCTTATGTGGAGTTTGCGGAGCGCAGGGTGCTGCCGGCGTTCACGCAACTTCCGGCGCAGGAAATTACAAGGGCGCACCGGCGCGAGGGGTTTGAGGCCGCCAACGCCAACCGCATTTTCGAGAGCACTTATTCTTCACAAACCAACAAACAGTAA
- a CDS encoding RNA ligase family protein, whose translation MAISTKYGRTYHFPFSPGTSSDDRINYDYWEQLSAIPQLVHTEKLDGENNCLSRLGVFARSHAAPTTSPWTEDLRRFWQLVKHDLGPLEIFLENLYAVHSLEYRRLDRHYYVFAVREEGRWLSWEETRFYAHMLDLPVVPEVTLPVITGRAAFEKELVAAAGGSGAFGPHNAATGAPATMEGIVTRNADGYPADAFSKNVFKYVRKGHVQTDVHWTRNWKRARLKQEGGSYVDPQ comes from the coding sequence ATGGCAATATCAACAAAATACGGCCGTACCTATCATTTCCCGTTCTCACCAGGCACCAGCAGCGACGACCGTATCAATTACGATTATTGGGAGCAGCTGTCTGCCATCCCGCAACTGGTGCATACCGAAAAGCTCGACGGGGAGAATAATTGTTTGTCGCGCCTGGGTGTATTCGCCCGGTCGCACGCCGCGCCCACGACTTCGCCGTGGACGGAAGACCTGCGCCGGTTCTGGCAACTGGTAAAGCATGACCTCGGCCCGCTGGAGATTTTCCTGGAAAACCTCTACGCCGTTCATTCCCTCGAATACCGCCGGCTCGATCGTCATTATTATGTATTCGCGGTACGGGAAGAAGGAAGATGGCTGAGCTGGGAAGAAACGCGCTTTTACGCACATATGCTCGACTTGCCAGTGGTGCCGGAAGTGACGTTGCCCGTTATCACCGGCCGCGCCGCATTTGAAAAGGAACTGGTAGCGGCTGCGGGCGGCAGCGGGGCTTTCGGTCCGCACAACGCGGCCACCGGCGCGCCCGCAACGATGGAAGGTATCGTGACGCGCAACGCGGACGGATATCCGGCCGATGCGTTTTCAAAAAATGTATTTAAATATGTAAGGAAAGGGCATGTGCAAACGGACGTTCACTGGACGAGAAACTGGAAGCGCGCCCGCCTCAAACAAGAAGGAGGTAGTTATGTGGACCCTCAGTAA
- a CDS encoding AAA family ATPase, which translates to MWTLSNNKSWEHLVQSFDWVRDMALTPQDPLHHAEGDVATHTRMVLEAMCAESQYQQLSAQEQEILWAAALLHDVEKRSTTVTEPDGRISSPGHARKGAQTARQLLYGDIPTPFAIRQQVTALVRYHGFSLWALERPDPVKELVKVSQEADTRLLALLARADVLGRICADKDEMLYRIGCFEALCQEQQCWGVARPFATPHARMHYLLHENAHPDYVPFEQPVSEVILMSGLPGAGKDTFIRRHYPDLPVVSLDGLREEMGVSPTDATGNGQVIQAAKERARVFLRKGTRFVWNATNVTRQMRMQLLELFFTYKAQVRIVYVEVPYRQLFRQNSSREAVVPAPVLEKLAAKLEVPAAWEAHEVTWIAADPAF; encoded by the coding sequence ATGTGGACCCTCAGTAACAATAAATCCTGGGAGCATCTCGTGCAGTCGTTCGACTGGGTGCGCGACATGGCGCTCACGCCACAGGATCCGCTGCACCACGCCGAAGGCGACGTGGCCACGCACACCCGAATGGTGCTGGAAGCGATGTGTGCAGAATCGCAATATCAGCAATTGTCCGCGCAGGAGCAGGAGATACTCTGGGCCGCCGCGCTCCTGCACGACGTGGAGAAGCGCAGCACCACGGTTACGGAGCCGGATGGAAGGATTTCCTCGCCCGGCCACGCCCGCAAAGGTGCGCAAACTGCCCGGCAGCTGTTATACGGTGACATCCCAACACCATTCGCCATCCGCCAGCAGGTAACCGCGCTGGTACGCTACCATGGCTTCTCGCTGTGGGCCCTGGAGCGGCCGGACCCTGTGAAAGAGCTGGTGAAAGTGAGCCAGGAAGCGGATACCCGGCTGCTGGCGTTGCTCGCACGCGCCGATGTGCTTGGCCGCATCTGCGCCGACAAAGACGAGATGCTCTACCGCATCGGTTGCTTCGAAGCGCTTTGCCAGGAGCAGCAATGCTGGGGCGTAGCGCGGCCATTCGCAACGCCGCATGCCCGCATGCATTACCTGCTGCATGAAAATGCGCATCCCGATTACGTGCCGTTTGAACAACCGGTAAGCGAAGTGATCCTGATGAGCGGTTTGCCCGGTGCCGGGAAAGATACCTTCATCCGCAGGCATTACCCGGATCTGCCCGTGGTGTCGTTGGACGGGTTGCGGGAAGAAATGGGCGTTTCGCCGACCGATGCTACCGGCAACGGCCAGGTGATACAGGCGGCGAAGGAACGGGCCCGGGTATTTTTGCGGAAAGGGACCCGCTTCGTGTGGAATGCCACCAACGTAACCCGGCAGATGCGCATGCAGTTGCTGGAGCTGTTTTTCACATATAAGGCGCAGGTGCGGATCGTGTACGTAGAAGTGCCGTACCGGCAGCTTTTCCGGCAGAACAGCAGCCGCGAAGCCGTGGTTCCCGCGCCGGTGCTGGAAAAGCTCGCGGCGAAGCTGGAGGTGCCGGCCGCCTGGGAGGCCCATGAAGTGACCTGGATTGCCGCAGATCCGGCTTTTTAA
- a CDS encoding aldehyde dehydrogenase family protein has protein sequence MDFLQETGIMARQSGVSTGTKWLAGEGGDIESFSPVDGKRIASVTAATSVEYEQLIRTAEAAFLQWRTVPAPRRGEVVRQIGEALREKKQALGRLVSYEMGKSLQEGLGEVQEMIDICDFAVGLSRQLYGLSMHSERPQHRMYEQWHPLGIVGIISAFNFPVAVWSWNAMLAWVCGNVCIWKPSEKAPLSAVACQRIAAEVFERNGVPEGVSCLLTGGRDAGAWLAEDKRIPLVSATGSTAMGQSVAVAVAARFGRSLLELGGNNAVIVSRHADLDMALIGTVFGAAGTAGQRCTTTRRLIVHKDVYDVFRDKLIKAYAQLRIGNPLDERNHVGPLIDTRAVQSYLRAIEACKAQGGRFVVEGGVMEGAGFESGCYVKPCIAEVQPGMPIVQSETFAPILYLMPYASPEEAIKIQNGVPQGLSSAIMTLNLREAEQFLSVSGSDCGIANVNIGTSGAEIGGAFGGEKETGGGRESGSDAWKAYMRRQTNTINFGSRLPLAQGIQFDL, from the coding sequence ATGGACTTTTTACAGGAAACCGGGATCATGGCGCGGCAGTCCGGCGTTAGCACCGGCACGAAATGGCTGGCCGGTGAAGGCGGCGACATCGAATCATTTTCGCCGGTAGACGGCAAGCGCATCGCCAGCGTAACCGCTGCCACATCCGTAGAATACGAGCAGCTCATACGAACGGCCGAGGCCGCATTCCTGCAATGGCGCACCGTTCCGGCGCCGCGCCGTGGCGAAGTGGTGCGCCAGATCGGCGAAGCGCTGCGCGAAAAGAAACAGGCGCTGGGCCGGCTCGTGAGTTATGAAATGGGAAAAAGCCTGCAGGAAGGTTTGGGAGAAGTGCAGGAGATGATCGATATCTGCGATTTCGCCGTGGGCCTTAGCCGCCAGCTATACGGGCTGTCCATGCACAGCGAGCGCCCGCAGCACCGGATGTACGAGCAATGGCACCCGCTGGGGATCGTGGGGATCATTTCCGCGTTCAATTTTCCGGTGGCTGTTTGGAGCTGGAACGCCATGCTCGCATGGGTCTGCGGCAACGTTTGCATCTGGAAGCCCAGCGAAAAGGCGCCGCTGTCGGCCGTAGCCTGCCAGCGAATCGCGGCGGAGGTTTTTGAACGGAATGGCGTCCCCGAGGGTGTAAGCTGCCTGCTGACCGGCGGCCGCGATGCCGGTGCCTGGCTGGCCGAAGACAAACGCATCCCGCTCGTTTCCGCCACGGGCTCCACCGCGATGGGGCAATCCGTTGCCGTGGCCGTAGCCGCGCGGTTCGGCAGGAGCCTCCTGGAACTGGGCGGCAACAACGCCGTCATCGTTTCCCGTCACGCTGATCTCGACATGGCGCTGATCGGTACCGTTTTCGGCGCCGCAGGCACCGCCGGCCAGCGGTGCACCACCACGCGGCGGCTCATCGTCCATAAAGACGTGTACGATGTATTCCGCGATAAACTCATCAAAGCCTACGCTCAACTCCGCATCGGCAACCCGCTCGACGAACGCAACCACGTTGGCCCGCTTATCGATACGCGGGCCGTGCAATCCTACCTGCGCGCGATCGAAGCCTGCAAAGCCCAGGGCGGGCGCTTTGTGGTGGAAGGCGGCGTGATGGAAGGCGCCGGTTTCGAAAGCGGATGTTACGTGAAGCCCTGCATCGCCGAAGTGCAACCCGGCATGCCCATCGTGCAATCGGAAACGTTCGCCCCGATTTTATACCTCATGCCATATGCTTCGCCGGAAGAAGCGATCAAAATACAGAACGGCGTACCACAGGGGCTTTCGTCCGCCATCATGACCCTGAACCTTCGCGAAGCGGAACAATTCCTGTCCGTTTCCGGCAGCGACTGCGGCATCGCCAACGTAAATATCGGGACGAGCGGCGCCGAGATCGGAGGCGCCTTCGGCGGGGAAAAGGAAACGGGTGGCGGCCGCGAGAGCGGCAGCGATGCCTGGAAAGCGTACATGCGCCGCCAGACCAATACCATCAACTTCGGCAGCAGATTGCCGCTCGCGCAGGGAATTCAATTCGATTTGTAA
- a CDS encoding TonB-dependent receptor, giving the protein MKKRMKPAAHPGGAGIRRHKAPPALHLFLLLALFAGFPSHAGARIQDVPLNVQVRNAGLETIFKIIRQQSDYLFIFKDENLARINTRITLQMQNASISEVMDKCLDGSPLTYRIVDKTVILMSRDETAKAAVKLTGVVTDADSREPLPGVSVAVKGAAGGTVTDANGRFALQNADVPATLVFTFIGYTSKTVMVNDDKPVQIFLQRETRNIQQVVVVGYGTQKKTELTGSISTFRPDELNARPVLGPDQMLQGRMPGVNISSSSGMPGAGLRVSVRGTGSLSASNEPLYVIDGVPIIPHDAGVFNFGGRMNPLAQLNPQDIASVEVLKDAASAAIYGSRATNGVVLITTKNGRKGAGQLSLNAWAGMSEVMNLHKIEMADSKLYLEVANEAIDNYNKQYGYEPGNSKFIQGIDHPYPGLPDTDWMDLVLRKAWSQNVDLSVSGGNDKTTYYISGGFLNQQGTIIYNDLKKYTGRINLASEPLSWLRTGVNVSFSYSDNNRVPGSNLGSTVMGRSLPHRPFDRPYKPDGSYYVGGTSDLVYHNPIQILKEEVAQLQNYRMIGNAFAELRLMPGLTYKTSFGSDVGLTNDYVYYNAKHPYGTGNGRIADNRRWMTNILLENTLTYGKRFGELKLDVLAGHSFQRVMTSTSGIDGNGFPAPSFDVLNAASVITNAGTNLYGNAMESYFGRANLAYKERYLLGASIRTDGSSRFSPNNRYGYFPSVSAGWQVSKEPWWTQSGTDLKVRMSYGSTGNQEGVSNYAYQALTGGGYNYDGKSGIAITGFGNEALTWEKANQLDAGVEVSLWKGALSFTVDYFVKNTTNLLYNMPIHATSGFTSITSNIGSMRNKGLELALNGNYSFGELQWQSDFNISFIRNRITSLIGDNDLLSVGSNRGLQVGKDIGSIWVYKMIGIFQDDKDVPLPQYNTGVRAGDVHYEDINGDGVIDINDRQVVGSSNADFFGGWNNTFRYKNFDLTVFLNYTYGNDVYNTSRIMVERLGQNGTNNFRHVAEARWTGPGTSNTVPRAIYNQAQNIANSSRWLEDGSFLRVRTVSLGYELPRTWLQRAHVKRLRVYAQADNLALWTKYSGLDPEVSSDLDPRFIGEDNLVLPQPRSFNFGINLHF; this is encoded by the coding sequence ATGAAGAAACGCATGAAACCCGCGGCGCATCCCGGTGGCGCGGGCATACGGAGACATAAAGCCCCTCCGGCCCTGCACCTTTTCCTTTTGCTGGCGCTCTTTGCCGGCTTCCCTTCCCATGCCGGCGCCCGCATCCAGGATGTTCCGCTGAACGTGCAGGTGCGCAACGCGGGATTGGAAACGATTTTCAAGATCATCCGCCAGCAAAGCGATTACCTGTTCATTTTTAAAGATGAAAACCTTGCGCGCATCAACACCCGCATCACCCTGCAAATGCAAAACGCATCGATCAGCGAAGTGATGGACAAATGCCTCGACGGCTCGCCGCTCACATACCGCATCGTGGACAAGACGGTGATCCTCATGAGCCGCGACGAGACTGCCAAGGCGGCCGTGAAACTCACGGGCGTGGTCACCGATGCCGACAGCAGGGAACCGCTTCCCGGGGTGTCCGTTGCCGTGAAGGGCGCCGCCGGCGGAACCGTCACGGATGCAAATGGCCGTTTTGCCTTACAGAACGCAGACGTGCCGGCGACGCTGGTGTTCACCTTCATCGGGTATACTTCCAAAACCGTAATGGTAAACGACGATAAACCCGTGCAGATCTTCCTGCAGCGCGAAACCCGCAATATCCAGCAGGTAGTAGTGGTAGGATACGGCACGCAAAAGAAAACGGAGCTTACCGGCTCCATCAGCACCTTCCGGCCGGATGAGCTGAACGCCCGCCCGGTCCTGGGCCCCGACCAGATGCTGCAGGGCCGCATGCCCGGTGTGAATATCTCCTCCTCTTCGGGGATGCCCGGCGCAGGATTGCGCGTGAGCGTCCGCGGAACGGGATCGCTGAGCGCCAGCAACGAACCGCTGTACGTGATCGACGGGGTGCCCATCATTCCGCACGACGCCGGTGTGTTCAATTTCGGCGGCAGGATGAACCCCCTCGCGCAACTGAACCCGCAAGACATCGCGTCCGTCGAAGTGCTGAAAGATGCAGCGTCTGCGGCCATCTACGGCTCCCGCGCCACCAACGGCGTGGTGCTCATCACCACCAAAAACGGCAGGAAAGGCGCCGGGCAGCTGAGCCTCAACGCCTGGGCCGGCATGTCGGAGGTGATGAACCTGCATAAAATCGAAATGGCGGATTCCAAACTCTACCTGGAAGTAGCCAACGAAGCGATCGACAATTACAACAAACAATACGGGTACGAGCCCGGCAACAGCAAATTCATCCAGGGCATCGATCATCCCTACCCGGGCCTGCCCGACACCGACTGGATGGACCTCGTGCTCCGCAAGGCCTGGTCGCAGAACGTGGACCTGTCCGTTTCCGGCGGCAACGATAAAACGACATATTACATCTCCGGCGGTTTCCTCAACCAGCAAGGCACCATCATCTACAACGACCTGAAAAAATACACCGGCCGCATCAACCTCGCCAGCGAGCCCCTCAGCTGGCTGCGCACCGGCGTGAACGTGAGCTTCAGTTATTCCGACAACAACCGTGTGCCCGGCTCCAACCTCGGTTCCACCGTGATGGGCAGGAGCTTGCCGCACCGTCCGTTCGACCGGCCGTACAAGCCCGACGGTTCTTATTACGTAGGTGGCACTTCCGACCTGGTGTACCACAATCCCATCCAGATCCTCAAAGAAGAAGTAGCGCAGCTGCAGAACTACCGGATGATCGGCAACGCCTTCGCAGAGCTGCGCCTTATGCCCGGCCTGACATACAAAACTTCGTTCGGGTCCGATGTGGGCCTCACCAACGATTACGTGTATTACAACGCCAAACATCCTTACGGAACGGGCAACGGCCGCATCGCCGACAACCGCCGCTGGATGACTAATATCCTCCTCGAAAACACCCTGACTTATGGCAAGCGCTTCGGTGAACTGAAGCTCGACGTGCTGGCGGGCCACTCGTTCCAGCGGGTGATGACTTCCACCAGCGGAATCGATGGGAACGGTTTCCCCGCGCCTTCGTTCGACGTGCTGAACGCGGCATCGGTGATCACGAACGCGGGCACCAACCTGTATGGCAACGCCATGGAATCGTATTTCGGGCGCGCCAACCTGGCGTATAAGGAACGTTACCTGTTGGGTGCGTCCATCCGTACCGACGGTTCTTCGCGCTTCTCTCCCAACAACCGCTACGGTTATTTCCCTTCCGTGTCTGCCGGCTGGCAGGTGTCGAAGGAACCCTGGTGGACCCAATCCGGAACCGACCTGAAAGTGCGCATGAGCTACGGTTCCACCGGTAACCAGGAAGGCGTGAGCAACTACGCGTACCAGGCGCTGACCGGCGGCGGGTACAACTACGACGGCAAAAGCGGTATCGCGATCACAGGGTTCGGCAACGAAGCGCTGACCTGGGAAAAAGCCAACCAGCTGGACGCGGGCGTGGAAGTCTCTCTTTGGAAAGGCGCGCTCAGCTTCACGGTGGATTATTTCGTGAAGAACACGACGAATCTCCTGTATAACATGCCCATCCACGCCACATCCGGCTTTACCAGCATCACCAGCAACATCGGATCGATGCGGAACAAGGGCCTGGAACTGGCGCTGAACGGGAATTACAGCTTTGGTGAACTGCAATGGCAATCCGACTTCAACATCTCTTTCATCCGCAACCGCATTACTTCCCTGATCGGCGATAACGACCTGTTGTCGGTAGGTAGCAACCGCGGCCTGCAGGTAGGGAAAGACATCGGCAGCATCTGGGTGTATAAGATGATCGGCATTTTCCAGGACGACAAAGATGTGCCACTGCCGCAATACAACACCGGCGTCCGCGCGGGCGACGTGCATTATGAAGACATCAATGGCGATGGTGTGATCGATATCAACGACCGCCAGGTGGTAGGCAGTTCCAACGCGGATTTCTTCGGGGGCTGGAATAATACATTCCGCTACAAAAACTTCGACCTGACCGTTTTCCTGAATTATACCTACGGAAACGACGTGTACAATACTTCGCGGATCATGGTGGAGAGACTTGGGCAGAACGGGACGAATAATTTCCGGCATGTAGCGGAAGCCCGCTGGACGGGCCCCGGCACAAGCAACACTGTTCCCCGCGCGATCTACAACCAGGCGCAGAATATTGCGAACTCCTCGCGCTGGCTGGAAGACGGCAGTTTTCTGCGTGTAAGGACCGTTTCGCTGGGATACGAGTTGCCGCGCACCTGGCTGCAACGCGCGCATGTGAAGCGTTTGCGCGTGTATGCGCAGGCCGACAACCTCGCGTTGTGGACGAAATATTCCGGCCTCGACCCGGAAGTATCGTCGGACCTGGATCCGCGTTTCATCGGGGAGGATAACCTGGTGCTTCCGCAGCCGCGTTCTTTCAATTTCGGCATCAACCTGCATTTTTAA